In the Populus trichocarpa isolate Nisqually-1 chromosome 8, P.trichocarpa_v4.1, whole genome shotgun sequence genome, tgttgttttcactGGGCAATAATTCCAAGGATTACAAGGCTGCCGCTCTCCCACTGGAGGTAGCCAATCTTTTTAAAGTGCAAGTGGCAGATTACTTTATCTCTGCATGGAAGAGGCGCCAAGGGGGTCACAGTTCTTGAATGTATGGCGTTCATTATCCGGCCtgagaattgagtttgattcacttgattaaatcattttatatatttagaatctgtttaaagattttgatttaaattttaaatgaaatttaattaataagaaaaatcaaaatgaaattagACGAAAAACcctctaatttgttttaaaaactcatcagttaacattaaaaattattttaaaaaaatatcctctATTTATTTCCCtctaaaaaccctaactagtaTCTTTTCTTTCCACACTCTTTTCTCATGTCTTCttcttaaaaaatgaaagaagaagctTTGGTTTAAGAATACCTGAAGTCTATATACCAATCATATCATATGGAGATGACAGCGATTTGTTTCTAtgttttgaaaacttttttgaaaaaatttaaaaaaaatttatttttttatttacttcaaattaatattatgtttttagtgttttcaaatcattttgatttgctaatgttaaaaattatttttaaaaaataaaaaaaattattctgatgcattttgacacgaaaaattatttgaaaaacaactgtaaCTACACTTCAAACAGGAAAGCAGGCCTCTCGAGCGCTAGCGACTGTTCTAAGTAAACACTACAAATCCCATGAAAGACTCTTTTAAGTATAGGTGGGCAGattatttacatttttatttttgtattttaaaagtttaattttttgaaaaaatttattttttttattttttattcaaattaatatttttaatggtatctttatattattttgatgtatttgttaaattaattgagatcaaatagagaaaggaggctagaattctgaataatctgtatattatgaatgcatagtcttaacctaaatacaaataaagtatatataggtcaaactgaaagtactattctacccttaataaataagactacataaatattatttaacatctcccctcaaactcacgatgcggcagctacaagcatcgagagtttgccaatcagaaaacgaaaacgagagatggaatgcgccttggtaaagaaatctgcaatctgcaaggaagaagaaacaaaaggcaaagcaatggtgccatgtttgagatgatgacgagtaagatgacaatcgatctcaatgtgcttagtgcgctcatgaaaaaccgagttataagcaatctgaatagaactctggttgtcacaatacataggagtaggatgagaaaaggaaattctcatatcagcaagtaaccaacgtaaccaaacaatctctttggtagtagatgccatggcacgatattctgcttcggtggatgattgagaaacaatagattgtttcttgctcttccaagaaataagagaatcacctaaaaagatacagaacccggtaacagacttgcgatctgtgggatcactaccatgatcaacatcagagtatgcacgcaactccaaagaagaggtggatgaaagtaaaagactctgaaaaactgtaccccgaagatatcgcaaaatacgaagaacagctgcccagtgaacagtagtaggagaagcaacaaactgactaacaacatgaacagcatatgtaatatctggacgagtgatggtgagatataccaaactcccaacaatagtgcggtataaagtaggatctatcaaaggtaaaccatcagaagaagagtatCTTGCGTTAACCTTaataggagtatctacagtcttgttatcagtaagtctagcccgctcaagaatatctgcaacatatttcgactgagaaagaaggtaacctctaggtgagtatgctacctcaatacccagaaaatatcgaagataacccaaatccttcatttcaaatcgtatagccaactctgtcttcaaaactgaaataccatcaatatcattaccagtaataatcatgtcatcaacatataaagacagaatgatacgacctgcatcattgcacttaataaaaagagcagaatcatgactgctagaaacaaataaagtatatataggtcaaactgaaagtactattctacccttaataaataagactacataaatattatttaacagtattgatattaaaaataatttttaaaaaataacagcttttaaatacttttatataggTACACGTAAAGacaaatttctataaaattgTATCCCCAAGTTGTGTCGGGTAAGGAGCACATCAATTATTGGCATCAACTTGTAGGAAAATTCTATCTGTCTGTAAAACCATAAGTCCGctattcaattttgatacagATTAATTAGTGTTCGATGTCACAAGAGACCAAATCAATTGGGGACAAGTTCTGGTATGGACATGTCATTTGTTGGATCTATATGATGAatcagaagaaagaaaataattatggaTCCCACAAAATCATTTATTCACTTAAAATCTCATAAATGTTGCCGATTCATTGAGTGAGTGATTGGAGAGGAGaagtttttttggattttatgctGTTTGTTTTTAAGAGTTCACGTGTTGAAAGGGAGGAGAAGGCAGATAGATGCATTGCACTCAACAAAAATGAGAGATAGCgggaactttttaaaaaaaataattttttaatgttttttgaatgttttaaatatattaacatcaaaaatattatttaaaaatatttaaaaatatatatatactttaaaaaataaaaatttcattggcCCAGAAGAAGACAGGCAATGTGGGTTCTTCAACAAGGTTTAAAAGCCACTTTTGTTTATCTTCTCCACTCTTTCCTTCTTTGACCTTAATTAATGCTAACATGTGATAACCCTTAGTTGCTCCCCCACGTTTATGCCGCTAATTACCCGTACACAAAACAATCAACTTCGtagataaaccaaaaaaaatatatatatatatatatatatattgattgttACAAGGAAACtgcttgaaattgagattttttattattattattaatgtgggtatcTGAGTTAATTTGTgtgtatctcgattaatcttacaaattttaaaattaataatcatgtaaatttttagtgataattatattaataactatgatactcgaatttaaaattttaggaggTTAAGAGGACATAACTGTTATTATGCTACAACCTAGCTAATAGGCAATGTTTATAGGTCAAGAATAGAGGAACAAGATGAAGATGGATTAAAAACGTCactataaattttcaaaagaaaagaactgtTGCTAGTTAATAGATGAAACCCTGTTTTGGGTGTTAGTCAATTTTTTACGTTTAGGGGATTATGATTTTGCACCATCCAAGGTTGTTGGAGTTTAGGTGTATCTCAAACGCTAGGTAAAATGTGTCCAGAGCACAATGGATCTTTTCAATTTTCGTGCACTGAGAAGATTTGTGTATACCCGGCCCCACCATATCATAATCTAGCCACGGAAATATTGCGATAATATTACAAGACAGGTTAGTGTCCTTCTGAGATCGATAGGGTATTTACTCGATCACCGTGTTGTTTGTAATGCTTGATGCTGGTCTTTCCTCCGTAGTAGATGATGATATCTTAAAATACAGCATGTGCAGGGAAaagataatttgatttttggaGAGTGGTTAATTAAATCTTCGTGtcaatatttctttcttcttgacccattaagtataaaattaatgataaaattcttGATACTTTTATCATGTAatcagatttaaaaaaattaaatttgatagctTATCATATTCATGATATCTTGGATCTAGATTATGACTGAACATAGGTATACTGAGTTTGTTATCTTATCACATCCATAATAACTTAAAATCAACTCATGACTGAATCAAAATATGTTGAGCCTAATATCTtactaaatttttaatgactTAGTCTCAGCTCATGAATACAGCTGGAAGACCATGAAAGGTTTGccacttttaaataataaaaaatgacgATTGAGGAAGCACTAGGGACAAGGTTTAGTTAATTTGAAAAAGAGGTTAGTCTTAGGGGAGACCATGcgaatggttgaattgatgacTTCGCTTCAATCTTTTCTATTAGAAAGTCTCTTtcgattctttttatttgactaAAATGTATTGAAATTTAGGTTTAGTTCATAGCTGAATTAAGTATCATCTAGCATCATGCcccattaatatttaatttagttgatATTATGGGCTTGGATTCTTTtgaagtataaaaatataaagttgaaaatattaattggtTACGTACTGAAATAATACttgattaaggaaaaaaataaaatcatcgaTCATAGCAAGCAAGGTGAAAGGAAAAGAATAATCCCTTGACAAAATCGTCACCTAAGATATCTTTGATTACCAAATTATGTTTCAATCGACATTGATATAGAACATTTAGAGGCTCCATGCCACGAAACTTGGATCGCACCCATGTTTACCAGTCAATAACGTAAACCAACGACAACAATTCTCTTTCTCAAGTGGGATTACGTGCTTGTTGGTGTCATAAACACTTTTCGGTGTATATCGTTGTCATAGCACAAGACTAGTGGCGTTGGAGTTGGTTCCAATTTTGCCCTGTAAAGTTACAGAGACCTCTTTGATCTTTAATGGGCCCAGATACCTTTTCAAAGACGGTTCTCTGACTAAACCATTCTGATCCAAACGAATCGGATGCATGAGTAAACGGAGTGGTCTACCAGAACTACTAGGCTGCAATGATTCTGTGGCTGCACTGAACTGAGGTTGACACGCATATACcgtaaaaatatttgttttttttaaaaaaattgttctgaaaaaaattaatattttttaaaattaattattttttggagtttttatatatatactaatgtaaaaaataatttaaaaataaaaaataaaaaattatttttatatatttttaaataaaataaactttgaaaGATAACTAAAATAACAATCAGTATTTACTCAAACATCTACAGTCTCTTTGCCTTCCATTAGGTGCACTCTTTGCCTTTGATGTTAGGGTGTCGTGTCGGCTTGTTCTAATCGCTGACATGAAACGAACGCAACTAGATGTACTACGGACTTTGATATTTCAAGGGACCTCGGAACTTCCTATTTTAGAATAATACCAGCTATTAGACACGTCCTTTGCAACAAGTtaggtaaattttattttttaaaaacgaatatataatctttttagatgtattattttatataaaaaattataacaatagaTTAAAAATGTACTATATACAATCAtttctacaaataaaaaaatatattataagattAAACGGTGTAtggatcaataaatttaatcttgCAGTATAGATCATGTACTCAATagtgtttaataacttttttaaaaaaattaatgttttatttaataaaaaataattaaaaaaacatttaagaaagtaattgaataaagttttttaaacaattaagcAGGTCTGTGCAAAACAAATctactaatattataaaaaataattaaaattttattcataaactaagtaaaaattcaattgtattgtgttaaaaaacatcataatttttttaaaaaaatatgttagaataaaaaataataaaaactcaatattaaaatatatagttagtaaaaataataataaaaaaaatcaatagaccAAATGAGAAAAGCCCAGGATCACGCAAGGCTAGCCCATCACTTTTGGGCTTACAAAAGCCCAAGCGAGCTAGCCTTCTGGCCTAGGGTCGTGTGCctaggctgttttttttttttaagttttaaaaggGTGAACTGAAGTGGTTGAAAAATCATGAgcaatgaatatttttatttaaaaaaacatttttcaccCAAAATTTGACCCAACactcaataaattcaaagatGATAttggataataaaaaaaccaatccaaAAATCCATAagcaaacaaaaaccaaaaagctTCCTGCGTAGATACGATACCATGTTATGGGATAACAAAAACATATCTAGGTAAGACTATTTACGTCGAATGAAACTTGTTGatactaaatttaatatttttcatggttgatGTCAACTTAAactttctcttttatttgtcaaactaaaaactaaaatataaaaaaaaataaagttttagttcaaaattaaatgtataaaaaattaagaaattgaaagttataATTTGTAAAgcaaataatagtaaaaaataaaataaaaagaattacaaagTTATTGGTTCTACCATAAATAttgtttacttttaatatattgtataaTACTTCATAGTAAGTAGTGATCATCGTATGAGAACTTAATAGACAGGTTTGTGATCAAGGAAATTTCGCTATTTTACTTTGCTTCTTGAATTTGGATTTTGTGATCAGCATTCAACTAAATCTATTAATTTAAATGCactaaatcattataaaaactatgtttttgagattataaaaaaaatattaaacctcaATTAACGCTTAGCCGATTCAATAAATCTAAAGTGTCATTgtcgaataaaaaaaaggatagataTACcctcatcttcatttttttcatgtttgttagattttgattattttttgaatgaatttttttgtccaTGTCCTATTTCATTTAGAAACGACATAGTTCTATCCCAGTACCCTAATAACCTCACAATCCACCTTGGAGTCTGGAGATTTTGTGAGGTGGTGCAGTTGACGAATCATCTACTCTGACACGCTTGTACAGTGACACCACATCATTGTGGTCGTTAATGCTCAAAAGTAGTTCATAACTCGTGGTTTACgaggaaacaaataaaaattgaaaactgCTTTAAATAGTGAAATAAACACGAAACCTTTTAAAAGTTCCACTTCACTGATCCCATAGTGGACTCCATGCCATGATCTCCGACGACAAGACATCGTCCTAAATTAATAACCCAGCCACATAATCCGAGGCTACCTTAGGTGTTAATTAAAGATGAGATTTCAATTGAGAATACATACAATACAAATAAGGGATTCCCAAATTCCCAATTACTGGTCTAGACACTAATTAGAAGAAGCTTAAttcatcatattttaaatttatttttttaataattataagtttaaatttttttaaaattattaaaaatttatataattattaactttaaaattcgtaaaattaattaaatatatttaaaccgACTCGGATACCCAAAACTCAGCGCTAAATAAACACCAAATGACCCAGCGCTAACATGAAACTCTAATCTTTACAGGTAAACGGTACCCGCAacggaaaaagaaaaagtaataaaaacaaatataaagcttCATAAGATTTCCATGATGCAAAAATGACCTTTCAACGAAAATTAAAAATCCTAGCTCCCACCTTTTCTTCCGCAAACAAACCTTCTAGAAAAATAGATACAAAGAAAAACATGGTTGGTTCAGGTTGATGCAAGCTGTTGCAGGATAGAGAAAGTCTTGGTCTTGCAGCTCGTGACGAGATGGAGATCGGAGAAACAAGGCATGCACTTGCATAGAAAGATAGCGTCGACCAGACAGAGGCTGTTTTGTTGGGTTCTGTCCTTCAGTCTGATTGtagtaattgttatttttttaatatgatttttatttaaaagtattttaataaatatttttttatttttcaaaatttatttttaatacaacacagaatgattgaaaattataaaaaaaattaatttaaaataaaaatattttaaaaaaattaaaaaatactttttaacgaaaacaaagaaaagtcatgGTAGTTGGCTTTTAACTTTGTCCTTCTTATGGACTCACCGAGGCACCAACTACACTTGTgacttcctctttttttcagttactaaataataattatttttttatcttcttttaatcTCTTTccttcacaaaaagaaaaaaaaaataacaataatatttctGCTCTTCAGTTTTTTCTACTACTATTAATATTGTGGAGAACCAGCAAAGTATACTTCCTTCCTTCTCTCTTATCTGCTTAGAAATTTTGCAGAGCTTTAAGGATATATAGAATGAATGGCCTTACAAGTCTTGAAACAGATTACTTGGAGTTTGTTGAAGTTGATCCTACTGGCAGATATAGAAGAGTAAATACGCATTTACGCATACCCTCTTTCTtgcatgttgtcatcaatatttgGAAATTTGAGTTTTGAGTCTTACATAAACGTCTTTTCTTTATGCTTTCTGCAGTACAATGAAATTCTTGGCAAAGGAGCTTCAAAGACTGTGTAtggatgttttcttttttgggttttaatttgtGGGTGGTTTTCCATTTAAATGTGAATCCAGTTTTTTCTGAACGCGATGGTTTCTATTTTTGTCTATTGCGTTGCAGTTATAAAGCCTTTGATGAGTATGAAGGAATTGAGGTAGCTTGGAATCAGGTGAGGCTTTGTGATTCCCTCCAGAGACCTGAGGATCTTGAGAGGCTTTACTGTGAAATTCACCTACTCAAGACCTTAAACCATGAAAACATCATGAAGTTTTATACTTCTTGGGTTGATACTGCTAACAGGAACATCAACTTTGTCACTGAGATGTTCACCTCTGGTACTTTAAGACAGTAAGCACTGTTCAAGTTTCAAGAAATTTAGTCTTTCCTTCTTGTTGGTTTGCTTATCTGGGTGAttgaaattcattaattattcaATGTGGGCAcgtttcattctttttttgaatttcaatttttctgCGTAGGTATAGGCTAAAACACAGGAGAGTAAATATTAGAGCCGTCAAGCATTGGTGTAGGCAGATACTGAAGGGGCTTCTCTATCTTCACAGCCATGACCCCCCTGTTATCCACAGAGATCTCAAGTGTGACAACATTTTTGTTAATGGTAACCAAGGAGAAGTCAAAATTGGTGATCTTGGCCTTGCTGCAATCCTTAAGAAATCCTACGCTGCTCACTGTGTTGGTAAGTTCAGCTAGGTTTCTCAAATTCCTTCTAAGCTCTAATCTCATCCTTTGGTTTTTCAAACTGAACACTTACATATGGTCTATGCCTTTTTACACTTTCCCATGCACTCATAATCACTTTTCAAACAGAAATGCTTGCAGATGATTTTTTCTAATCCAGAGTGCTTAAATTAAACCAACTGCTGAAGCTTCTTCAGTGTAAGTAtatatttgagtttattttattaCCCAGGAACACCAGAATTCATGGCTCCAGAGGTTTACGGGGAGGAGTATAATGAATTAGTTGACATCTATTCTTTTGGGATGTGTGTCTTGGAGATGGTCACCTTTGATTATCCATACAGTGAATGCAACCACGCTGGTCAGATTTACAAGAAAGTCGTATCTGTAGGAACTACGAActcttcagtttttttactgATCCAATTTATCTTCATTactttattttacaatttcttATTTTCATGTAGGGGAAAAAACCTGATTCTTTGTACAAAGTAAAAGATCCTGATGTGCGGCAATTTGTTGAGAAATGTCTAGCAACTGTGTCCACTAGGCTCTCAGCCAGAGAGCTTTTAAATGACCCTTTTCTTCTAATTGATGATTGTGGATTTGATTTGAGACCAATAGATTATTACCAAGGAGATTTGAATGGAGCAGGTCCTCTTGTGACACAACCTCTCTATGGAATTCATTGCAGCAACAGCTCTTTGACCAATGGTTACACTGATTATCTGGGTTATGATCTTGAGAATGAAATAGAATACCATCAACTTGAGCTTGAGACAAGCCCAATTGATCTTTTCATCTGTCAAGAGGATGAACATTTGGGAAATGTTGACATTGCAATTAAAGGGAGGTGGAGAGAGGATGATGACATCTTCTTAAGGCTCAGGGTTGCAGATAAGGAAGGTAAGAGAAGTTTCAAATTTCGAGACCTTATTGTGTTTTGACATAGATGTTGACTGAATAATGCAGCATAAAAATCATACTGACACTGTAATCTCTCTATGCAGGCCACATACGAAACATCTACTTTCCATTTGACATTGAGACTGATACTGCATTTAGTGTTGCGACTGAAATGTTCGATGAGCTTGGTATTACAGACCAAGATGTTTTGAAGATAGCAGACATGATCGATGGTGAAATCTCAACCTTGGTACCGGAATGGAAGAGGGGGATGGGAATAGAGGAAAGTCCACAGTGCACAGATGCAAGTTTTTGTCAGAATTGTGCTTCACATGGTAACCTACAggattatttttcatcaaacagTTCAGGTACCAGGAACCTGGAAGTCCTTCCGTGTTCTAAACATGGATGTGCTGCTGTGCATGGGCGGTTCGAGGAAATCACATATCAAGTCAAAGGCCCTGAGCAAAGTACTAGTACTGATTGTGCCCCTGTTTCACCAAGCCAATCTACAAGCATCAATTGTACTGACATTTGGGCTCAGCGAGATGCACCCAATTCACAAGGATCTAGAGAGATTCATTGTGGTCAGGGTCACAGCACGACAAACCATACAATCTTTGAGGAGCAAGAAAGAATCGTAAACA is a window encoding:
- the LOC7473404 gene encoding probable serine/threonine-protein kinase WNK9 isoform X3 codes for the protein MFTSGTLRQYRLKHRRVNIRAVKHWCRQILKGLLYLHSHDPPVIHRDLKCDNIFVNGNQGEVKIGDLGLAAILKKSYAAHCVGTPEFMAPEVYGEEYNELVDIYSFGMCVLEMVTFDYPYSECNHAGQIYKKVVSGKKPDSLYKVKDPDVRQFVEKCLATVSTRLSARELLNDPFLLIDDCGFDLRPIDYYQGDLNGAGPLVTQPLYGIHCSNSSLTNGYTDYLGYDLENEIEYHQLELETSPIDLFICQEDEHLGNVDIAIKGRWREDDDIFLRLRVADKEGHIRNIYFPFDIETDTAFSVATEMFDELGITDQDVLKIADMIDGEISTLVPEWKRGMGIEESPQCTDASFCQNCASHGNLQDYFSSNSSGTRNLEVLPCSKHGCAAVHGRFEEITYQVKGPEQSTSTDCAPVSPSQSTSINCTDIWAQRDAPNSQGSREIHCGQGHSTTNHTIFEEQERIVNMDTLRESNARKSTCENPSAFSTTHWDDHENEIRQELRWLKAKYQMQLRELKDQQLGVKSKPSSLSPNSDNMEHQKGNVRSLPLMLPKEKRGNNEAALKFLSSAKNFTSYFPTDADKRCADSANKEVQNCEEINKAFSPEQIITAKNFYAGALLPHSLHRATSLPVDAVDV
- the LOC7473404 gene encoding probable serine/threonine-protein kinase WNK9 isoform X2 — its product is MNGLTSLETDYLEFVEVDPTGRYRRYNEILGKGASKTVYKAFDEYEGIEVAWNQVRLCDSLQRPEDLERLYCEIHLLKTLNHENIMKFYTSWVDTANRNINFVTEMFTSGTLRQYRLKHRRVNIRAVKHWCRQILKGLLYLHSHDPPVIHRDLKCDNIFVNGNQGEVKIGDLGLAAILKKSYAAHCVEFMAPEVYGEEYNELVDIYSFGMCVLEMVTFDYPYSECNHAGQIYKKVVSGKKPDSLYKVKDPDVRQFVEKCLATVSTRLSARELLNDPFLLIDDCGFDLRPIDYYQGDLNGAGPLVTQPLYGIHCSNSSLTNGYTDYLGYDLENEIEYHQLELETSPIDLFICQEDEHLGNVDIAIKGRWREDDDIFLRLRVADKEGHIRNIYFPFDIETDTAFSVATEMFDELGITDQDVLKIADMIDGEISTLVPEWKRGMGIEESPQCTDASFCQNCASHGNLQDYFSSNSSGTRNLEVLPCSKHGCAAVHGRFEEITYQVKGPEQSTSTDCAPVSPSQSTSINCTDIWAQRDAPNSQGSREIHCGQGHSTTNHTIFEEQERIVNMDTLRESNARKSTCENPSAFSTTHWDDHENEIRQELRWLKAKYQMQLRELKDQQLGVKSKPSSLSPNSDNMEHQKGNVRSLPLMLPKEKRGNNEAALKFLSSAKNFTSYFPTDADKRCADSANKEVQNCEEINKAFSPEQIITAKNFYAGALLPHSLHRATSLPVDAVDV
- the LOC7473404 gene encoding probable serine/threonine-protein kinase WNK9 isoform X4, with product MNGLTSLETDYLEFVEVDPTGRYRRYNEILGKGASKTVYKAFDEYEGIEVAWNQVRLCDSLQRPEDLERLYCEIHLLKTLNHENIMKFYTSWVDTANRNINFVTEMFTSGTLRQYRLKHRRVNIRAVKHWCRQILKGLLYLHSHDPPVIHRDLKCDNIFVNGNQGEVKIGDLGLAAILKKSYAAHCVGTPEFMAPEVYGEEYNELVDIYSFGMCVLEMVTFDYPYSECNHAGQIYKKVVSGKKPDSLYKVKDPDVRQFVEKCLATVSTRLSARELLNDPFLLIDDCGFDLRPIDYYQGDLNGAGPLVTQPLYGIHCSNSSLTNGYTDYLGYDLENEIEYHQLELETSPIDLFICQEDEHLGNVDIAIKGRWREDDDIFLRLRVADKEGHIRNIYFPFDIETDTAFSVATEMFDELGITDQDVLKIADMIDGEISTLVPEWKRGMGIEESPQCTDASFCQNCASHGNLQDYFSSNSSGTRNLEVLPCSKHGCAAVHGRFEEITYQVKGPEQSTSTDCAPVSPSQSTSINCTDIWAQRDAPNSQGSREIHCGQGHSTTNHTIFEEQERIVNMDTLRESNARKSTCENPSAFSTTHWDDHENEIRQELRWLKAKYQMQLRELKDQQLGVKSKPSSLSPNSDNMEHQKDADKRCADSANKEVQNCEEINKAFSPEQIITAKNFYAGALLPHSLHRATSLPVDAVDV
- the LOC7473404 gene encoding probable serine/threonine-protein kinase WNK9 isoform X1, which gives rise to MNGLTSLETDYLEFVEVDPTGRYRRYNEILGKGASKTVYKAFDEYEGIEVAWNQVRLCDSLQRPEDLERLYCEIHLLKTLNHENIMKFYTSWVDTANRNINFVTEMFTSGTLRQYRLKHRRVNIRAVKHWCRQILKGLLYLHSHDPPVIHRDLKCDNIFVNGNQGEVKIGDLGLAAILKKSYAAHCVGTPEFMAPEVYGEEYNELVDIYSFGMCVLEMVTFDYPYSECNHAGQIYKKVVSGKKPDSLYKVKDPDVRQFVEKCLATVSTRLSARELLNDPFLLIDDCGFDLRPIDYYQGDLNGAGPLVTQPLYGIHCSNSSLTNGYTDYLGYDLENEIEYHQLELETSPIDLFICQEDEHLGNVDIAIKGRWREDDDIFLRLRVADKEGHIRNIYFPFDIETDTAFSVATEMFDELGITDQDVLKIADMIDGEISTLVPEWKRGMGIEESPQCTDASFCQNCASHGNLQDYFSSNSSGTRNLEVLPCSKHGCAAVHGRFEEITYQVKGPEQSTSTDCAPVSPSQSTSINCTDIWAQRDAPNSQGSREIHCGQGHSTTNHTIFEEQERIVNMDTLRESNARKSTCENPSAFSTTHWDDHENEIRQELRWLKAKYQMQLRELKDQQLGVKSKPSSLSPNSDNMEHQKGNVRSLPLMLPKEKRGNNEAALKFLSSAKNFTSYFPTDADKRCADSANKEVQNCEEINKAFSPEQIITAKNFYAGALLPHSLHRATSLPVDAVDV